In Caldisphaera lagunensis DSM 15908, a single genomic region encodes these proteins:
- the tatC gene encoding twin-arginine translocase subunit TatC, translating to MQSSNSILNEYYKYFNELLRRLLIPAIFFIVILILIMFFKFNKIEIHKFYMYYPFPSLTNSTSVMILKKIKDFMLPKNMVLISVNAFDPIIGSLYTSSLISAIVTSPLWIYEIYAFIFPALTQKERKAINMFIIPSIILFIFGALFSYFIILPALFRFMYYLDLGLGVLPSLSIRAFISTVLSFVLLVGISFEYPIVIMALTYVGFVDYKTLLKYWRYAIALSFIIALIISPGATGGIIEITIGLTLSGLYFLGVLISKYLLRK from the coding sequence ATGCAAAGTTCCAATTCAATACTCAATGAATATTATAAGTATTTTAATGAATTATTAAGGAGACTTTTAATACCAGCAATCTTTTTTATTGTTATATTAATACTAATAATGTTTTTTAAGTTCAATAAAATAGAAATACATAAATTTTATATGTATTATCCATTTCCTTCGTTAACTAATAGTACGAGCGTAATGATACTCAAAAAGATAAAGGACTTTATGTTACCTAAGAACATGGTCTTAATATCAGTTAATGCATTTGATCCTATTATAGGTAGCTTATATACTTCATCCCTAATATCAGCAATAGTTACCTCTCCCTTATGGATCTATGAAATATATGCTTTTATTTTTCCTGCCTTAACACAAAAAGAAAGAAAAGCTATAAATATGTTTATAATACCATCAATAATATTATTTATTTTTGGTGCCTTATTTTCATATTTTATTATTCTTCCAGCCCTCTTTAGATTTATGTATTATCTAGACCTTGGATTAGGTGTTCTACCTAGCCTAAGTATAAGGGCTTTTATTTCTACAGTTTTATCTTTTGTATTATTGGTAGGAATCTCTTTTGAATATCCTATAGTTATAATGGCATTAACCTACGTAGGTTTTGTTGATTACAAAACGTTACTAAAATATTGGAGATATGCTATAGCATTATCATTTATTATCGCTCTAATAATATCTCCAGGTGCAACAGGAGGAATTATAGAAATTACTATAGGGTTAACCTTAAGCGGGCTATATTTTTTAGGAGTGTTAATCTCCAAATATCTTTTAAGAAAATAA
- a CDS encoding Sec-independent protein translocase subunit TatA/TatB: MLDSLIDWLIVIVVIAILFGGATKIPEIARALGRAVGEFKKGQMEVEKELKESINNDKAKKDEGKQ; this comes from the coding sequence ATGCTAGATAGTTTAATAGATTGGCTTATCGTTATTGTTGTAATAGCCATATTGTTTGGAGGCGCTACTAAAATACCCGAAATAGCAAGAGCCTTGGGTAGGGCGGTTGGAGAATTTAAAAAGGGTCAGATGGAAGTAGAGAAAGAACTTAAAGAGAGCATAAACAATGATAAAGCTAAGAAAGATGAGGGTAAGCAATGA
- a CDS encoding cytochrome b encodes MSKSKEGFWNKFFERFGIKNIDDILRPIPEFSFRPDYWLGALLVVGFVMQGITGFLLLLNYIPTTTDAYTSTSNIVNKIPYGSLLLNFHLYNAYAIIFLAFVHMFRNFWQGTYKRPREGMWIVGVILGLITLGFGFTGYLLPWTVLSKSATDVGIGLLSYLPSWMTSWLHTLLIGNGTDADELQRFFDIHVILLPILLVVFLGLKLFMFEAHGMSEPPKKGVVENIKNERKGISWWPRGVEYLLAISLFYIGAIVIIASVFPVPLGPMYTPQAASQYTPEPDWYFLWMYQIIKQSIFGGANIVYGIYLIGLLFIILLIVPFIDRSPFRHVSDRPVIITLGMMVVSTLIFFTIWAYLTPGLTIPFTQTLEFLIPMYVIEAIGAYLGTRSNKTKTSKNIIKTKPNTVAAIIALLLTIVGGALSINLIVSKDVAWGIVLLLGFTFMIVEIMRRSHSEV; translated from the coding sequence ATGTCAAAAAGTAAGGAAGGCTTTTGGAATAAATTTTTTGAAAGATTTGGTATAAAAAATATAGATGATATATTGAGACCAATACCCGAATTCTCTTTTAGACCTGATTACTGGCTAGGAGCATTACTAGTTGTAGGTTTTGTGATGCAAGGAATCACAGGTTTTCTACTTCTATTAAATTATATTCCAACCACAACAGATGCATATACCTCAACTAGCAATATAGTAAATAAAATCCCATATGGAAGTTTATTGCTTAATTTCCATTTATATAATGCATATGCAATAATATTCTTAGCATTTGTCCATATGTTTAGAAACTTTTGGCAAGGTACATATAAAAGACCGAGGGAAGGTATGTGGATTGTAGGAGTTATACTAGGTTTAATTACTTTAGGTTTTGGATTTACCGGCTATTTGCTACCATGGACTGTTCTTTCAAAATCAGCAACTGATGTGGGAATAGGCTTATTAAGTTATTTACCCTCATGGATGACTTCATGGCTACATACTTTATTGATTGGTAATGGTACAGATGCTGATGAATTACAAAGATTTTTTGATATACATGTTATACTACTTCCAATACTATTAGTTGTATTTTTAGGGTTGAAATTATTCATGTTCGAAGCACATGGAATGAGCGAGCCTCCAAAGAAGGGAGTTGTAGAAAATATAAAAAATGAAAGAAAAGGTATATCATGGTGGCCAAGAGGAGTTGAATATTTACTTGCAATATCGCTTTTCTACATAGGAGCAATTGTAATAATAGCAAGTGTTTTCCCTGTACCATTAGGCCCAATGTATACCCCTCAAGCAGCTTCGCAATACACTCCGGAACCAGATTGGTACTTCCTATGGATGTATCAAATAATAAAACAATCAATATTTGGAGGTGCAAATATCGTATATGGAATTTACTTAATAGGATTGCTATTCATTATTTTACTAATAGTTCCATTTATAGATAGAAGTCCGTTTAGACACGTCTCTGATAGACCAGTTATAATAACACTTGGTATGATGGTAGTATCTACATTAATATTCTTTACGATTTGGGCATACTTAACTCCAGGCCTAACAATACCCTTTACTCAAACATTAGAATTCTTAATCCCTATGTATGTAATAGAAGCAATTGGTGCTTACTTAGGTACAAGATCAAACAAAACAAAAACTAGTAAAAATATAATTAAAACTAAACCAAACACTGTTGCAGCAATTATAGCTCTATTATTGACGATTGTTGGAGGCGCATTATCAATAAACTTGATTGTTTCAAAAGACGTTGCATGGGGTATAGTTTTATTGCTAGGCTTTACTTTTATGATAGTAGAAATTATGAGAAGAAGTCATTCTGAGGTGTAA
- a CDS encoding arsenate reductase (azurin) small subunit: protein MENKDEKVNDKIDIGKRNFLKFLLAAGTVVAVGGALEPVFKYALSYEQTGLTSFPKVKVANINDLQVNQPITFNYPLENEPNYLVKLGQPAEGGIGPNNDIVAFSAICEHMGCIYHFETSLTPYGGPNVPGGHCPCHGSLYDYLEKAKVVGGPAPCPVPMVQLVLDSSTGDIYAVGMNPPTIYDHGTPCGTDVTADLTGGTPVSS, encoded by the coding sequence ATGGAAAATAAAGATGAAAAAGTTAATGATAAAATAGATATCGGTAAAAGAAACTTCCTCAAATTCTTATTAGCAGCAGGAACTGTTGTTGCTGTTGGAGGAGCTCTTGAGCCTGTATTTAAATATGCATTAAGCTATGAACAAACTGGATTAACCAGCTTTCCTAAAGTAAAAGTTGCCAATATTAACGATTTACAAGTTAATCAACCTATAACTTTTAACTATCCATTGGAAAATGAACCAAACTATTTAGTTAAATTAGGCCAACCAGCTGAAGGCGGAATTGGACCAAATAACGATATAGTCGCTTTTAGCGCTATATGTGAACATATGGGATGCATCTATCACTTTGAAACTTCATTAACTCCATATGGAGGACCTAATGTTCCTGGAGGTCATTGCCCATGTCATGGTAGCTTATATGATTATTTAGAAAAAGCAAAAGTTGTTGGAGGACCAGCCCCTTGCCCAGTTCCTATGGTACAATTAGTTCTTGATAGTTCAACAGGAGATATTTATGCTGTTGGAATGAATCCACCAACAATCTATGATCATGGTACCCCATGTGGAACAGATGTTACCGCCGATCTAACTGGAGGAACGCCAGTTAGTAGTTAG